The Candidatus Bathyarchaeota archaeon genomic interval CTGCCACGCTGATTGGACGGTTAGCAAACGCGTCAAGAATTAGCCCTCTCGCCGTAAGTTGTTTCTGGCTAACCTGAGGGTCTTTGTGTGCAAATCTTGGCCAAGCTAATGACCATTCACTTTTCTGCGTTTCGCCCTTGGACGGTATGTCATATTTTATGAACCATTTTGAGATGTCGGCTTTTTGGTCTTCTAGTCTTGAGAGTCCAAAGGAGGCGCTGGGCGCTGCAGATACACCCATCCATTCGGGTTGGGTATACCATTCAGCGGCTTCATCTATGGCTGGTCCAATTATGAGCGTGTTGGATTGAAAGAATTTACCAATGGCGATGACGCCTCTAAAGTAGATGCCTTTGATTAATGCAAAGAAGAACGTGTCTGAAATAATCTTGGCTAATAGGGGAACGTGCGCGGCAGGATCATCTATACACTTCAGAGTTATTATGACGGTGTCCGAGAAAGCAGCGATGTTGTAGTCCAAGCATTCAGCGGTGCTGCCTATGTTTCCCACTTTAGGCGACTTTCTTATGGACTCATTGAGCCGTTTAAGCACATCTTCCCATGAAGCAATCACGCTCTCTGGTTCGGCTCGTGCCCAGATGCCTTTGACTCCCAAAGCATCAAGAAAAACAACGACTCCTTCCTGCATCCGCGTCTCTTTCTTAGCCATTTCCATCGCTAAAAGCAATAGCTGTGAGTTGCCACATAAGCCTTTGCATAAGAGGTTTACGTTTTTGTTCTTATGTGAATTTCTATGATGTCGCCATCATCAAGTACGAAGTTCAAACCGACTTTTTTGGGGCTAAAGGGTAGCCTTTTCGCCCAAACCATTGCAAACAAAAAATTCGAGACCAGCTCTTTGTGGATGTTTTTGGCTAATTCGTTGACGGTGGCGCCTTTGTGTAGGGCGAATGGGCGGGGGCTATGGGTTTTGCTTCCGGGTTCTTTAGTGTAGATGCGGATGATGCCTAACGTGTCAAAAAGTGCGCGACCCAACTCTTGTATGCCTGTTTTCTGTTCACAAGACATCGCCACAATGGGGAGACGCCCGTTCACGTGCCGTTTGAGCGTCGCTAGGTTTGCCGCTGCGCCTTTGATGTCTAATTTGTTAGCCACAATCACCGCGGGTTTATAGATGGTGTTCTCGTAAATCGCGTCTTCCACGTCATTTAAGGAGATGTCGCCGCTTATGCGTACAATGGCGTCGTTTATGCGGTAACTTCGCAATAGCTCCTCCACATCACGCATGCTACAATCCAGCAGCCGCCCAACCACGATGATTCGCATCCTCGAACCCGCAGGTCGCCGCTCAATTTCAACGCGCCCGCCAGTAGGCTTAGTTACCAAAACACGGGTCTTCTCCAACTCCGCCAAAATCAACTCCAACTGTTCCACAGGGTTTCCCGAGAGGTCCAGCATCAAAATTACGCCGTCAGCGTTACGTGCCAGCCCAAGGGTGACGTTGCCACCTGCTTTGCCTTCTGCCGCGCCTTCCATAACTGCTGGGGCTTCCACCATCTGGAATTGCACGTCAAGGTAACTCATGATGCCTGGTACGGGTTCATGGGTACTAAAAGGCGTGGGAGTGACGACGACTTTGGAGTTGGTGGTGGCGTTCATGAGGCAGCTTTTACCAACGTTAGTCATGCCAACAATTGCGACTTGTGCGGTGGCGCCTTTCTCTATGAAGAGTTTGGGTCCGCCGCTGCTTTTGCCAGTGCCTTTGCGTTTTTTGTCCTCAAGATCCATTTTTATGATGGCGATTTTGCGTTTGATTTCGCCGCGGAGCTTTAGAGTGCCTTTATGTTGAGGCACATACTTTAAGAACTCTATCATCGCCTCCATTTTTTCGCGAGGCGAGTGGGCTGCTTCTACTTCTTCCCACTTGTCGAGTGCTTCTGGCGGCAGATTAGTCGGCATAATTTAACTTCGCCTTACCATAACGCAAAATCAGCTTTAAGACGTTTTCTAAAACTAAGCAGAAAAAACCCAAAAAACCACACAAAAAGACAAAAATCCAAAAGAACGTCCACTGCAAAACACGCCCAAAAAACTATTTTTCTCGTTTACGATTGTAGACAAGGATGTTAACCCCTGTCATGATTATGGCTACTGTTATCACTAAACCGATTAAAACTATAGGGTTAATGCCTAAGATTGGTGGTGCGCTTATTGTATATGCGTAGTCAATGTAATCGCCAAAGGGGTTATCGTTTCCAATATCAATGAAATATTGGCCGTTGACAGTGGCGGTAAATACAAAGGTTCCCTGATTTCCTTCACTTGTGCGAGAACCTATTTCGTTGCCATTAGGGTCGCCAATGAGAAACCATGCCCCATTTGTGTCGCCAGTGTAGTTTAGCCATCCATTGACGGTTTGTCCGCTTTTTAGGTCAAAGGTTATGCTCTTAGACGCAGTTATCCAATCTATCCTTTGATGATTTTTGCTGACTGTACTATCCTGAGATAAAAACGATAGAGGCAAGATGATGGCTATTACAGAGAGGATAATGATGGCTTGGTAGGTTGCTTGTTTGTTCATTTGACGTCTAGGTTGCTATTGGAGTTGTCTGCTTAAATGATTTACCGCATGCTGATTTCTAACTAAGTAAGGCGTAGGCAACCACGTTGTGGCTGTCTTTTGCAAAAAATTATAACCGCAGCACCCAATATTTCATCGATCACCCCTATGCGCAGTAGAAGAGTTGCCGCTACCTTACTTGTAGTATACTTGTTTCTCGGTGTGTTTGTTCAGTTAGCAAACTCAGCTGCTGAACCCACTTCTTCAAACGATGACTGGTCAATGTTCCATCATGATCCAGCACACACTGGCTTCACGAATAGTTCCGCACCCACTTCCATTCCTAAAGAACTTTGGAGTACGGGACCAATGGCTGCTTATTTAACGTCACCTGCAATAGTAAACGGTATCGTATACATGACTGGCTATTCTTTAATCGCTTTTGATGCATCCACAGGGGAAATTGTCTGGCAACAGCGCGAAAAAGGCGGTTCACAACTAATTGTTGAAAATGGTATAGTTTACACGGGATTAGGTGCATTCAATGCTACTAATGGCGCTGAAATATGGGGTTTTCAGGGTGGTTCAATAGTTGCCGTTACAAATGGCCTCTATTACACAGTAACTGACAATTATTCAATTATTAGTCGAGATGGTTATACTGGCGAGCTACTGTGGGAGCACGGTCAGTTAGGTTGCCCATCAGGTATTGCGGTCGAGAACGGGGTATTATATTTTGGAACTAGTTCCCACTTTTTTGCTCTCGATGCTTACAACGGCAGTACTGTGTGGGAAACTCAAAAAGGCATTATACAAGAATCTTCTCCTGCTGTTTCAGACGGATATGTGTATTTCAGTGGAGCCTTTAACGGGACCACAACGGACTATAATTTATTCTACTGTCTAGATGCGTTTACGGGCAGAGAAGTGTGGTGTTCAAAGGTGTACATTGGCTCGTCTCCCGCTGTTGCAGGTGGTCGCGTTTTTGTCGGTGGAAGAGATGGGCAGTTCTTTGCTTTTAATGCCACAGATGGTTCCAAAATTTGGAACTACTCTGTATTTTCTATGCCTGTAGGCCATGGTTTTGAGTCTTCCCCTGCTGTTACTAGTGACGCCGTATACGTTGGTGCCGACGATGGCTATCTATATGCATTTAATGCCTCAGATGGAAATAAACTGTGGAGTTATAAAGTGGGTGATAAACAGCATTTACAGTGTTCTCCTGCTATAGCTAATGGGCGAATCTACATGGGTTCTGAGGAGAATTTCTTGGTAGTCCTTGAACCTTGCGAAGTATGCTTTGATGTTACCTTTTTAGAGATTTCACTAATCATTTTGGTGGTTCTTATAGGGATTGCATTAGCTATAATTTCCTATAACAAACTCTTGAAAGCCAATTGATTACTCGTGTGCCTTTTAACTAAGGTCTAAATTTTAGCTCACAGAAATTGGCTCATAAAAAATACTGACTGGTACAATGAAAAAATGTGCCGAGTAACCATCCATACGAAGCTACAAATGCCAAAAATGCGCAACAACCATCCCCAACCCCGAATACGGCGACCCCTAAAAAGGAAGATGCCCTTTTTCTTTTTTTGTCTGCTATCGCCGTTTTTTTACTGAATTGATTGTTTCCCCTTATGTCTTGTTAGGATTATTGCTAAGACGAAGATAATAACTGCTAATACAGCGCTTACTGTTATTACCATGCTCATCAGGCCTGTTGGGTTAAATCCAAAAATGGTCGGCGTACTAATGGAATACTCGTAATCGATGAGATGAGGCATAAAATCATCGCTTGAGATATAGAGGGAGTATTGTCCGTTGGTGTCTGCTATAAAGAAAAAGCTTGCGTTATTTTTATTGTATTCATAATCAGTCGGACTAGAAATCATGGAGTCGCCCGCAGGATCAATAATTTCACAGTAAGTATGATTGTAACCATTAATAACATAAGACCCGTTGACGGCTTGGCCACTCTGAAGATCAAAAATTAGATATTTCACGCCACTCCCCGTATTAATATTCTGATTAAACTTGGTCGCTGAGGTAGTAACTGAATACTGCACAGCAGATTCCAAAGATAACACAATAACTGCTGTAGAGATTATTATGATGATTTCGAGGGCAATCAATTTCTTCAGCACACAACCCCCATTTCCTTTCACTGTTAGCTCCCTGTCAAGCTATCCGCAGGTCTTTTCTTATATGATTTTGGCTTTCTTGAAAGCGTAGAAATAGCTCTAACTAAGTAAGGCGTAGGCAACCACGTTTGGCTGTTTTTGCAAAAAATTATAACCGCAGCACCCAATATTTCATCGATCACCCCTATGCGCAGTAGAAGAGTTGCCGCTACCTTACTTGTAGTATACTTGTTTCTCGGTGTGTTTGTTCAGTTAGCAAACTCAGCTGCTGAACCCACTTCCGAAACTTCAAACGATGACTGGCCGATGCTCCGACATGATCCCGCCCATACGGGTCACTCTCCAAAAACTTTAAACATTAGCTTGAATGTCGCCTGGACATACAAACCTAGCATATCTTATGGCTTCTACCATCGAGTACCAGCAGTCGCCAATGGTTATCTCTACATAACTGACGACAATTATCTTTATTGCATTGATGCTTCAACTGGAAACCCTCATTGGATACAAAATTTGACGATACAAGGTCCAATTACTCAGGAGGAATTTTCAACTGCTGTCTATGATGGTTATGTCTACACTGATAACGCAGCCTATGATGCTTTGACAGGGAAACTAGTTTTTACATTTCCAGTGCAAGCATCCACCTCACCCACAGTAACTGATGGCGCTATTTACATGGGCTCCAAAAATGGTGGTGTTATCGCTCTTAATGCCACGACCGGCGGTGTTTTATGGGACACGAAGGGCGAACTACTTGAATCCTCGCCAGCCGTTTCAAATGGCGCTGTTTATTATTCCTATGGAAACCCTTGGCGGCAAAGCGGAGAAAGCTATGCAGTAGCTGCCCTAACTGGGAAAGAAATATGGCACAACTCGGCAGTAGGTGGACTCTACGCACATGTAGCGGTAGCCAATGGGTATGTATATATTAACGGATTTAGCGGTCTGTTCTATTGCTTGAATGCAACGAGTGGAGCAACTGTTTGGAGCTATCCCGCTTACGCTGGCTGGCATTCTAATTCCCCCGCAGTAACGAACGAATATGTTTATGCTGGACCGCACATTTTCAACGCATCAACTGGAACTCTGCTTTATAACAATTCGATATTGACTGGTTCCGCTCCAGCCGTTACAAGCGAAAGCCTCTACGTCGGTTACTATAATAGCACCAATTCCGGAATGACGCCATATGTGCAAAAACTGTATACATTAAGTGGTTTTGGCGAAGGCATAACGAGCTATAAATTTCCCGGTGAATATGAATATGATACCTATTCTTCTCCAGTGATTGCCAATAGTATGGTTTACATTTGTGCCATCGGAAGCAATGAGATTTATGCTTTTGGCAACCCTGCGTCAATTGATGGTATTATCCTTTTCCCGAATCTATTTAGTGCTGTATTAATTATCGGAATTACCCTTATCGCTGTAGTGATAACTGCTTATTTATTTAGATTAAGAAAGCTCAGAAGAGCATAGCAGAGTGTTTGTTTCTGAGACTTTGAGTGTTTCTTTAATTTTACGAGAACTTGTAGCATAGAACGCTGATTTGAAGGCTAAACTTGCGGAGGCACAACAACCCTGAATGGTGTAGAAGCATTTTTGCTTCTTTTTCTTTTGATTTATGTTGGGGTTCGGCTTTTGGCGCAGTAAAAGTTGCCGTTTAGCCTGATGAAGGCGGGGCATTTGCCGTCGTAGCAGTGGTCTAGCCATTGGCAGGGTTGGCGGACTTCGTGGACGCGTGGCATGTAGCCGCGGGCGTCAAAATTTTGTTTGGGGATTTCTCGTTTAGAAATTTGTTTTAAAATTGTATCCATGCTTGTTTCCATTTTTACTGCTCCTTTCAAAACCAGTCCTGAATTTATGTGACTATGCGTGCCTGATGCATATTAAAATGTGTTACAGTCGTTGTACAACAACAAAAACATATAAGCACTAATCTGCAAAACCAAAAAGCCACCCCACACAAATGTTATTTACCCCTAACACGTCATCATGTTT includes:
- a CDS encoding 50S ribosome-binding GTPase translates to MPTNLPPEALDKWEEVEAAHSPREKMEAMIEFLKYVPQHKGTLKLRGEIKRKIAIIKMDLEDKKRKGTGKSSGGPKLFIEKGATAQVAIVGMTNVGKSCLMNATTNSKVVVTPTPFSTHEPVPGIMSYLDVQFQMVEAPAVMEGAAEGKAGGNVTLGLARNADGVILMLDLSGNPVEQLELILAELEKTRVLVTKPTGGRVEIERRPAGSRMRIIVVGRLLDCSMRDVEELLRSYRINDAIVRISGDISLNDVEDAIYENTIYKPAVIVANKLDIKGAAANLATLKRHVNGRLPIVAMSCEQKTGIQELGRALFDTLGIIRIYTKEPGSKTHSPRPFALHKGATVNELAKNIHKELVSNFLFAMVWAKRLPFSPKKVGLNFVLDDGDIIEIHIRTKT
- a CDS encoding PQQ-binding-like beta-propeller repeat protein, producing MQKIITAAPNISSITPMRSRRVAATLLVVYLFLGVFVQLANSAAEPTSSNDDWSMFHHDPAHTGFTNSSAPTSIPKELWSTGPMAAYLTSPAIVNGIVYMTGYSLIAFDASTGEIVWQQREKGGSQLIVENGIVYTGLGAFNATNGAEIWGFQGGSIVAVTNGLYYTVTDNYSIISRDGYTGELLWEHGQLGCPSGIAVENGVLYFGTSSHFFALDAYNGSTVWETQKGIIQESSPAVSDGYVYFSGAFNGTTTDYNLFYCLDAFTGREVWCSKVYIGSSPAVAGGRVFVGGRDGQFFAFNATDGSKIWNYSVFSMPVGHGFESSPAVTSDAVYVGADDGYLYAFNASDGNKLWSYKVGDKQHLQCSPAIANGRIYMGSEENFLVVLEPCEVCFDVTFLEISLIILVVLIGIALAIISYNKLLKAN
- a CDS encoding PQQ-like beta-propeller repeat protein, producing the protein MQKIITAAPNISSITPMRSRRVAATLLVVYLFLGVFVQLANSAAEPTSETSNDDWPMLRHDPAHTGHSPKTLNISLNVAWTYKPSISYGFYHRVPAVANGYLYITDDNYLYCIDASTGNPHWIQNLTIQGPITQEEFSTAVYDGYVYTDNAAYDALTGKLVFTFPVQASTSPTVTDGAIYMGSKNGGVIALNATTGGVLWDTKGELLESSPAVSNGAVYYSYGNPWRQSGESYAVAALTGKEIWHNSAVGGLYAHVAVANGYVYINGFSGLFYCLNATSGATVWSYPAYAGWHSNSPAVTNEYVYAGPHIFNASTGTLLYNNSILTGSAPAVTSESLYVGYYNSTNSGMTPYVQKLYTLSGFGEGITSYKFPGEYEYDTYSSPVIANSMVYICAIGSNEIYAFGNPASIDGIILFPNLFSAVLIIGITLIAVVITAYLFRLRKLRRA